The sequence GGCTTATTGAAAATCTTCAAGTCTGTAATGTAAACAGGCGGCACCGATTTATTGTCTACCAATTTGTCGGGTTCGAAAAGATTGAATCCGTTATTTCCGCCGAATAATATTTCCCCTTTCGAAGTCATATAACCGGACCGGGCGGTAAATTCGCCGTTTTGCAATCCGTCGGAAACGTCATAATTTTTAACCGTCCCGTCGGAAGGATTAAAACGCGTAATCCCTTTTGTGGTGCTTATCCAGAGGTTATTGTTTTTATCTTCCACAATAGCCATTACTTCGTCGCCGGGCAGCCCGTCCTGAGTAGTGAAGTGAACGAATCCGCCGGTTTCGGGTTCGTACTTGTTGAGTCCGCTTGTGGTTCCAATCCAGAGCGACGAATCGCGCGCCTCGAGTATAAAAGTAACAAATCCTTTCGTAATACTTTTTGAGTCTTCGTTATTATGCCTGAAGAGTTTGAAAGTTTCGGTTTTAGGATCGAATAATTCGAGTCCGATATCCGTACCGATCCAGAGTTTGCCCGTATGGTCTTTAATGATAGCCCTTAAATCGTTGTCGCTAATGCCCGAATTATCCGTATTGTATATTTTTACTTTGCCCGTTTCGATATCCAGTCGCGTAAGCCCGCCCCAGAAAGTACAAAGCCACAATTGTTTATTGTCGTCTTCGACCATTTGAAAGATATTATCGCTGGCCAATCCCCGGTTATCCTTGGTATAATGAGTAAACTGTTCCGATTTGGTATCGTACTTGAACAGCCCGTTGCCCCAAGTTCCGATCCAGAGATTCCCATTACTGTCTTCGTAAAATGAGAGGACCACATCTATACTGCCGTCGTTTTTTCTGAGTTTCTTGTGTGAAAACCTGTTTGTCTTCCTGTCGAAGATATCGATGCCGCTTCCGCCCGTTGCAATCCAGATATTGCCTCTGGCGTCCTCCCAGAAACAATTTACTATGTTATGCCCCAGCGAATATTTGTTACCGGGAATATTTTTATAATGGTGAAAATAAGCTTTCCCTTTTACGACGAGATTTATTCCTCCCGCATACGTACCCAGCCATACGTTACCGTCCCTGTCTTCATAAATCGAATAGATCGAATTGTTATTTAAGCTGAACGGCTCAATCGGGTTAGCCTTGTATACAATGAAGTTGTCGTTGGCAGGATCGTAAATCGAAAGTCCTTCGTCTTCCGTCCCTATCCAAACAAATCCGTTTCTGTCAATCATAAGGGAAAATACAACGTTTCCGCTTATGCTGTTGCCGTTAGCCGGATTGTGAATATATCTTTTTACCGATAAAGAATCATCGTCGTTGAAAGTAAGCCTGAGTAGTCCGTCGCCCTGAGTGCCTATCCAAACGGTTCCGTCGGGCGATTGCGATATGGCGGTCACGGGCATATTCGTAAGTTTTTTGCCGTTCAAATAAAGCGGCTTAAAAAGCGAATCGTTCGCGTTTTTAATGTCGATAGAGCCGTTCCAGTGTCCTATCCAAAGCCTGCCCTTATTGTCTTCGAATATTTCCCTTACAAAATTGCTGCTGATTCCGCCGGGATTATTCTCCTTGTAATAATAATGTTTGAAACGATTGGTCTTTTCGTCGTATAAATTCAGTCCTCCGTTTCGAGTCCCTATCCAGAGTCGTTTTTGACTGTCTTCAAAAATTGTTTCGATTTGGTTGTCGCTTACGGAAAAAGGATTTTTCCCGTCGCGCCGGAAACGCACAAAATTGTCGCGTGAACCGACGTATTTATTCAAGCCGTCGCTGGTGCCAACCCACAGGTCTCCTTTGTAATCCTGAGTAATCGAAGAGATGTAATTGTGGCTCAAACTCGTGGAATCATTCTGAACATAATGATAAACCTGAAAATCATAACCGTCAAAGCGGTTCAGTCCGTTAAACGTGCCCGCCCATATAAATCCTTTGTTGTCTTGTATAATACAGGTGACGCTTGCGCGTGATAATCCTTCGTTCGGAGTAAAATGCTCGAACCGAAGACTCCTGTACTGGGCATTAACCGGTATATTTATTGCAAGAAGTATTATAAAAATAAATTTGAGCCGAAAGTCCGACATAAATTTCACCGTAAGATATTACTCACAGAATCTATTTTCCCCCGAATTTCTAATCGTTAAGATAATAAATTCCTTACGATTGGGAAATAATACCGTAGATTTGCATACCCTTACGGCAGGGCGTTATTTACAATTTCCCGCTTCTAAAAAATAAAAAAGCCGTAACCCGGCGCGTTACGGCTTTGTTTCAATCGAAAATATTAATTAAGGAAATAGTTTTCATTAAAAGGGATTACCATCTTGGCAGCGCCGCCATCCCCCCCATTTCCTTCAAAAGACGTTCTTCCGCTTTGCCCCGCACGAATTCTAAATCGGAGCCGTATTCCGCTGCCAATCTTAGTACGTATTCACGCAACGGAACTTCTTCAGGTTGGCTGCAAACAGTTTCGGCTATCTCACGCGAAGCGGCTATAAAACCGCCCTCTGAACACCGCCATATATTTATATCGAGCGACCAGGGCAATATCCAAACCTGTACTCTCCCCATCTGTAATGCGTCCAGAACCTTATCTATCCCGCGTAGTCCTTCATTTCCGTTTAATTTATCCAGCAGTTCCATTTCGTTTTTTCTTTCCGCCTCAATAAGCGCTAGCTCAACCCTCCGCCAAACCGTATTCGGCGACAGTTTTCCTGAGTCGGGCCACAGCGGAATTCTGGCGACAATCCGGTTTTGCAAACGTCTCGTTAAATAAGTTTCAAAATGCGAGGTTTGCCATTTTTCGCCTACCAGCGCCAGTCGCTCGATCGGTAGAGAGTCTACGGTTCTACTGAGAGCGCGGGCTAATTTATTATAATATTTATTGAGCCAGGCATCCGTCCTTGCAGACGCGCGATCTTTGGGCGATAACTTATCAAAACGTCCGCCCGGATTGGCAGCGCGATAATTCATTTCCGTTGAAATTCTTTCGTTAGATTTTGCGATCAGATTCCAGTCTTCGCCGGGCGTATCTCCGAAGATCTCTTCAACTTCGCGCGCTTCGCCTAAAAAGACTTCGTAAAATTTCCAACCGTCAGGCTTCATTATCAATATACCCGTGCGTTCATATTCGTCGACGGCAAACAACAATGGAGTTAAATACGGATCGCCGTAACGTACGTCTACACGCCCGTTTGCCAAATTCACAATGGGCAAATCAATCTGTAAATCGAGTCGTTCGGCTCTCAATTTTTTATTTTTGTCCCGATATGCAAAGAGCGCGAGTGTACGCGCTTCCGGTTTTTCTTGTTCCAAAAGTTCCATTACGAGGTCATACAATGGTTCGTCCCTCTTTCCCTGACTGTCGCGGATTTCGGGCAATTCCTGCAACGCATTCTTAATTCTTTTGAGCCATGAACGACCCGCATTTTCCGGATTGGCCGGATTAACGTCGGCGTAAATTGTTAAAATGTCGGCATCAGCTGTTTCGATCCACTCGCGTAATTCATTCAGCCTGGATTCTATCTGCAACATAGGATTTATCCCCCTGTTTTTGTTCGATAATGATAATAACGAATACGATTTACTAATGCCGATACCGATATCTTATACCGGCAATATTACGTGTGTGTTTTTTGGCGACAGTTCTACCATTACAGCCGGCAAAGAGTTCCGCGCGAATAACTCCTGAGAACACGCCGAATTTTACCGCCGAATCATAGCCATAGGTAAATGCCTGCCATACGATATGAAAGCATTTTTTATATGAGCGCATTAGGATTCTAACAATTTTACAGCTTCCGCTCGGCTTCGATTTTAGAGACAATACGGCTCTGGACTTCGAGGGGAGGGAGGGGGGGAATGCTTTGTGAAATTATAAATTATGATAAAATAACAAATAGTTATTTAATAATTTAACTTTTCCCAGATTCTTTTATACTCCTCTGCAGTTAATGGAGAATTTGTTGGTATTGCCTGCTCCCAAATTTCTAATCGTTGCTCCTTTAACCAAGAACTTACCGTAGCAGTTTTTACATTATAAATTTCTTCTCCCATGTTGTTTTTATATATTAAACCAATGTTATTAGCAATACTTCTTGGAACGTTTGCTTTTCGCATTAAAACTCCTTCGTCAGTATTAACACCATAAAAAAGATATGCTGGGATATTCATCATTTTTTTCTTTTCAACTTCGGATAGATCATTCCAATCAATTCCACTAGTTGGTATCTTTTGAATTGCTGATATTCCCCAGCTTCCAATGTTCGCTATTACTTTATAAATGGCTTTAGTTGTTTTCTCAATTGCTTTTGTTAAATCTTCATTTGGAAATAGACTTTTAGCTATGTCATAAATGGTTTTTCCATTTACCCAATTAAGAATTAATCGAGAAATGCTTTTTTGATCTAAAATATTATCACCAATTTTTATTTCTTCTAATGATTTTCTTATTTCATAGGTATTCATCATAATACCTACCAATTTTTTCATAGTTTCATTTTGCTCCGAAAAGAGTTGTTCTTTTCTCCAATCATTTGGTGAAATATTTGATTGGGCTAATCTTGAAATGATTAGTCTAATGGAGACGGTTGAAAATCCAGTGGAGTCAGCTATTCGGGCATATTCTAATGATATTTTCTGAGCATATTCTCTCAGTTTACTTATTAAGAATCTTTTTTTCTCTTCCGATATTTGCTTGAAACCAAGAGTTGCTTGTAATTTTTCTTCGAGATGATTTATAAACTCATTTAAATCGGCTATTTGGGTTCGTAAATGAGAAATATATTGCAATACCGCTGACCATCTTTCATCTAAATAAAGCCATTTAGAAAAATCCTCGTTTTGATTATTCATTGCGGTTTCAACAACACTTTCTAATTGTGAGAGTAAATCAGTAGATGCTTTTTTAACGTAATCAGCAATATTTTTTTCATCTCGTGTTTTTTTGGAAACCATTCCAATCCAACCCATTGATTTCTGACCCACACGACCAACACGGCCGGCAAGATTCCAAAAATCACGAGTTGGCATTGGTCCTTGAAATGGATAATTATATGATCCCATAACTACAGCTGAAACTGGAAAATTTATACCTTGTGCAATAGTAGTTGTTGCAACAAGTGCTTGTAACTTTCCCTCTGTCATAAGTAATTCAATTAAGTATCTTATTTCGTCGGGAATAGCTGAACTATGAATGGCGATTCTTTTATCTAAATATTTAACAAGTGGGAAATCATTACCCAATTCACTTTGAACAAACTTCTTCAATAAATCAATATCTTCATCATTATTAAAATTATGATTGCAGTTTTCCGTCAAATAATCTGCAATTGTATAGGTTTCTGATATACCTGATGCTAAGATAATAATAGGTGAATTATAACTTAAAATTTTACTGCTAAAAAACTTTAAGAATTCTAATTTAGAAGATGTAACCTTTGATTTTATTATATTTTCACTTTTTATTTTAATTATAGGAATTTTATTCCCAATATTATACGAGCCTTTTACAGTATTTAAAGTTTGTAAATAAATATCAAAATTTCTACCTCTTCCTTCAGTTTTCAAAGTACCAACTACACGTTCGTTGGGTTGCCACCAGTCAAATTCAATTTGTATATTTTTGCCTCGTTCACCTCCAAGCCATTCGGCTACTTGTTTTGCATTAGGAATATCTGGAGTTAAAAGCATAAAGTTTGCTTCTTTACAGTCATTTCTAATTGTTGCCAATAATAATTCCAGATTAAGCCCTCTTTGTTTTTCTTCAATATTATGAGCTTCATCTACTACAACCAAAACAAGAGGTCTTTTTTCAGTAGTGCCTAATCCTTGCCTTATTAAAAGATTTAATTTTTCATAAGTAGTAACCAATACGTCAAAGTCAGTATAATCTCCTTTATTTTCTACTAAATATGACTCAAATCCATCTATTTCTATGGCGCCACTAGCTTTCTCTATTTTTAATCCAATAGGATTGAAATCTTTATTTAAACGGATATAAATTTGATTAACTAATGCCTTAGTGGGTACAATATATGCCACCCATCCACCTCTTTTTTTGAATTCATTAAGTGCCTGTAAAATCTTGTATTCTGCTATTAAAGTTTTTCCACTGGATGTTGGTAAACTTACTACAAATGTTCTGTAAGCAGGATTTAATAATTCGCCTTTTAATATAGATTCCTTTTGTGGATATAATAACTCAAAGATTGGATTTTGTTTTTGTTTGCTAATGAATTTATTAAATTCACTTACCCAATGATTTACGCCGGTTAATGTATACCAGATAGTATTTCTTATGAGTTTAATCCCAAATGCTTCAAGATATTGATATAGTAGTTCCAGCATCATATTCCCTGATGCATTGGCAAACTCCTTTGCAATTCTTATATGGTATTTTATTTTATTCTCAATGTCATAATGGCTATTCTCAATTTTCCCTTCTAAAAGATATTGTCCTAATATTTCAATTGTTTTAGCAAAATGATAAAGAGAGACAATTTCAGCTGCTCCATAAGGTTGGCTTTCTTCTTTTATTTGATTTAAGAAGATCCCTTCATATTGTTTTTGTTCTTCTCGCAACTGGTTTATTAATTCAACTGCTTTAGAAATATCATTCCACGATTTTTTTATGACTAAACTTACAATAACTTGAAAACATTTTCTCAATAACCTACTATTCCATCTTTTAGGTATATCTAAATCAAATATTTGTTCTATCTGTTGGTTTAAAAAATCTTTTACAAAATGAGAATGTTCTCCTAAGTATCCAAATGTGATTATTTTAATTAGTTCGAAAATATATTCATCTGAATCAATTTCTTCTACCTTGATAGTTGCTAAATCAAAATAAATCGAACAGAGAACTTTAAAATCTTCAGTATCTTGTTTATCCCATAATTCGATAATTTTAAGTTCACATAATTCTTTAGCTCTTGATATTTCTTGAAATTCACTTTCATTCAATCTAATAGTTTCAAATCGATTAGCAATTTTTGCCTTTTGTATAATTAAATTAATATTCTGAATTAATTCAGGAAAAGTCTTTGAAAGAATATTATATTTTTCGTTCGCTTTCATTTTTCTAATCCATTTATGATATTTAGCCATTTTTCTTTGGGAAGAGGCAGATAAATAGCGAGTAATTTTAATCCTATCGTATTTTCAAGAATTTCTTTGTTTAATTTATCAAAACTTTGTTTTAAGTCTTTTTTATCTGGATTTGTATCTCTTACTAAAATACCATATAACATATATGTTGAGTTATGTTGATTATAATAGTTTTTTATAGCAGCAGCAAAATCATTTTTAAAAGTATCATTTTTTATTAGATTAATTTTGTTTTTAATATATGAAATAAGTATTAGTCGTTTATTTTTATCTTTATATAAGTCTCTTAATTGATTTTCTAACCCATAAGGATTCGTCATAACTTGAGGAGGCGATTGTTTTTCTGACGATGTTTTTACTTCACCAAATAAAAATAATACTTCACCATTATCTATTTCGATAAACCCCACTAAATCGGCTCCTGTTTTATTTCCTTTTGGGTTTCGAGAATCCCGAAGCTCATTCCAATAAAAACGACAATTAAAATTTTCTTCCAATACCACCTCTGCCAATGCTTCCCCGATTCTAAAATCTTGAACATCTATTACTGAATTTTGTAATGCTTGAATATCTGCCAAAAGTGTTTCAGATAATTGAAAACCTGTATCTTGTTGTAAGACTTGTAAATAATTAATAAATTCATCTCTTTGAGGTTTATCTATAAGTTTCTTTTTTACATTATCTATAAACAAACCTTTAGTCTGAGTTTCATCTATCAAAATTCCTTGATAACCTCTAAGATTATTTTCTTCATAATAAGAATATAATCTTTTACTCATAAAACTCATTTTATTCTCTCCAGTAAGTAATTTTTTCATAGCTATTAAACATTTAACCTTGTATCCTTTATATTATACCACACCCCCCCACACCTTATCAATCACCCTTTTTATCTTCTCCTCATAGGCCTTCACCATCTCCCGCAGGCTGTCTATCACCCTCCGCTCGGATTCGATTTTTTCGACAATACGCTGCTGGACTTCAAGGGGCGGAAGGGGGATTGTTAAATTTTCAACATCATTAGTATTTATGCTGGGATATGCCCCTTTACCCATTTTAATTGTCATTTGTTTCATAGTTGCTTCTGAAAAAATACAAGTATAAAGATATTCAGGGATTATGCTTTCTTTACTCCTTAATACAGCAAATCCTGTTGAAGCAATTGAATTCTTTGGTAATCCTTTAAGTAGTGCAAAAGCTTTTAAGTTAGGACGAACAGTTGATAACAAAATATCATTTTCTTTTATTACTCGTTTTGCACGGCTCGGAGCATTTTTAGCTGAAATTTTGTTTTCAAAAGAGACTTTTCCTGTTCCATTCTCTACGGAAGTTATGTCAATGTAAACAATTTCAGTTTCACCAAATATATCGTATGGATAGACGGAGTCAGGATTTATCTCACATACCTCTCCCAGCTTCACCATCGGCCACCCTTCGACAGGCTCAGGGCGGTGACCTTCGGCAAGTTCTTCCTGCTTTCCCGGGTGCTCTGCAAGGTAGGTCTTGAGCTCTTCCTCCAGGTAGCCTTCCACATCGGGCTTCCAGGCATCTATCACCTGCCTGCAGCCGTCGATAAGCTTCCGGTAGCCTTCTATCTCTGCCACTATCTCTTGCTGCACTTCAGGCGGAGGGAGTGGGATTTGGATATTTTTAATTTCTAAACTTACACCACCAATTATACCTTTTATATATGGTTGCAATAAACTTTTGAATTGATTTGATTGTAATATTCTAAAAAGAAATTGGTTTTTGATATCTTTATTGGCTCTAAATATATAAACATGCTCATTGACAGCCGCTTTATCACTGTATTTCCAATATCCAATTTTCCCAGTAGTAGCTCCATCTTTTACCATTAATACGTCCCCATAATGAAGGATACCTTTTTTCATTTCTTTGAAATATTCTTCTGTAATATATTTCATTTTGTCGAATCGTATTGATCCATCTTCTGATATTTGTTCTCCACCAATACTATAAATACCTTTTTCAACAGCTCCACCTTTTTGACGTGAACCAGTTTCAATCTCACACACCTCCCCCAGCTTCACCATTGGCCATTTCCGGTGTTTGCGTTTTTCTACTACCCGGTATCTATCGCCGGTGAGGTAATATTCGCCATTTTCGGCAAGTTTTTCTTTTTTCACCAGCAGGGCAGAGCAGGGTTTTTCGTCGGCATTAAATTCATCCACTTTGCCATTTCTTACCTTACCCAGATATTCACGGATCACCTGCAGAGCATCGGGCAGATCGTTTCTGTCAATGGGGCGGCGCTGGGCACCGAGGTCAAAGCCGTCGTTTTCAATTTTTATAAACAGAATGCTATCGGTCTTTCTGGCAAGTTCTTTATCCATAAGCAGGATTGAGGTCTTCACCCCTGAATAAGGCTGAAAAACTCCGGCAGGCAGCGAGACCACAGCATACAGATAATTTTCAACCAGCATCCTGCGAAGCTGCTTATAGGCATTTGCACTCTGGAAAATAATGCCTTCGGGGACAATCACCGCCGCCCTTCCTGTGGGAGTAAGATGCTCGGCGATATAGTCGACAAAAAGCACCTCGCTACGTTTACTCTGCACGCTAAACTTTTTATGCGGCTTGATACCTCCCTTCGGAGTCATAAAGGGAGGGTTGGCAAGGATTACATCGGCATATTCGTTCCATCGGTCTTCGCTCGTCAGGGTGTCGTATTCGTATATTTGAGGGTTTACAAAGCCGTGAAGATACATATTGACAAGCGAAATTCTCACCATATCGGGCGAAATGTCATAGCCTTTGAAGTTGGTAAGCAGTTTTTTCTTTTCATCGGTAGTAAGCAAGTCGCCTCTTCCGTTACCGTTTTGTGAGCGGTATTTTTCGGAAGTATTTTCACGCATAATATATTTGTATGCTGAAATTAAAAATCCGGCAGTGCCGCAGGCAGGGTCAAGGATGAGTTCGTTTTTTTGAGGGCTAACTATTTCAACCATAAAATCGATTATATGCCGTGGGGTGCGAAATTGCCCGGCATCGCCCTGACTGCCAAGTACAGAAAGCAAATACTCAAAAGCATCGCCGAGGCTCTCGGAATGGTCGTAGGTGAATTCGTTTATGGTTTTCAGAAAGAGTTTGAGCGTTTCGGGGTCGCGATAGGGCAAATAGGCGTTTTTGAAAATGTTACGAAAAAGCTCGGGCAAATTGGTATTCTGACTCATCCTTGTTATGGCATCAGCATAAAGACTGAGCATCTCATGCCCACCAAGACGAGGGTCAAAAATTTTGTCCCAGCTATATTTTTCATATTCT comes from Melioribacter roseus P3M-2 and encodes:
- a CDS encoding DEAD/DEAH box helicase, yielding MKANEKYNILSKTFPELIQNINLIIQKAKIANRFETIRLNESEFQEISRAKELCELKIIELWDKQDTEDFKVLCSIYFDLATIKVEEIDSDEYIFELIKIITFGYLGEHSHFVKDFLNQQIEQIFDLDIPKRWNSRLLRKCFQVIVSLVIKKSWNDISKAVELINQLREEQKQYEGIFLNQIKEESQPYGAAEIVSLYHFAKTIEILGQYLLEGKIENSHYDIENKIKYHIRIAKEFANASGNMMLELLYQYLEAFGIKLIRNTIWYTLTGVNHWVSEFNKFISKQKQNPIFELLYPQKESILKGELLNPAYRTFVVSLPTSSGKTLIAEYKILQALNEFKKRGGWVAYIVPTKALVNQIYIRLNKDFNPIGLKIEKASGAIEIDGFESYLVENKGDYTDFDVLVTTYEKLNLLIRQGLGTTEKRPLVLVVVDEAHNIEEKQRGLNLELLLATIRNDCKEANFMLLTPDIPNAKQVAEWLGGERGKNIQIEFDWWQPNERVVGTLKTEGRGRNFDIYLQTLNTVKGSYNIGNKIPIIKIKSENIIKSKVTSSKLEFLKFFSSKILSYNSPIIILASGISETYTIADYLTENCNHNFNNDEDIDLLKKFVQSELGNDFPLVKYLDKRIAIHSSAIPDEIRYLIELLMTEGKLQALVATTTIAQGINFPVSAVVMGSYNYPFQGPMPTRDFWNLAGRVGRVGQKSMGWIGMVSKKTRDEKNIADYVKKASTDLLSQLESVVETAMNNQNEDFSKWLYLDERWSAVLQYISHLRTQIADLNEFINHLEEKLQATLGFKQISEEKKRFLISKLREYAQKISLEYARIADSTGFSTVSIRLIISRLAQSNISPNDWRKEQLFSEQNETMKKLVGIMMNTYEIRKSLEEIKIGDNILDQKSISRLILNWVNGKTIYDIAKSLFPNEDLTKAIEKTTKAIYKVIANIGSWGISAIQKIPTSGIDWNDLSEVEKKKMMNIPAYLFYGVNTDEGVLMRKANVPRSIANNIGLIYKNNMGEEIYNVKTATVSSWLKEQRLEIWEQAIPTNSPLTAEEYKRIWEKLNY
- a CDS encoding N-6 DNA methylase; this encodes MLDSETKRRIDTARDILVGKVPDPKSQVEQITIALIYKFMNDMDKESLEMGGKRTFFTGEYEKYSWDKIFDPRLGGHEMLSLYADAITRMSQNTNLPELFRNIFKNAYLPYRDPETLKLFLKTINEFTYDHSESLGDAFEYLLSVLGSQGDAGQFRTPRHIIDFMVEIVSPQKNELILDPACGTAGFLISAYKYIMRENTSEKYRSQNGNGRGDLLTTDEKKKLLTNFKGYDISPDMVRISLVNMYLHGFVNPQIYEYDTLTSEDRWNEYADVILANPPFMTPKGGIKPHKKFSVQSKRSEVLFVDYIAEHLTPTGRAAVIVPEGIIFQSANAYKQLRRMLVENYLYAVVSLPAGVFQPYSGVKTSILLMDKELARKTDSILFIKIENDGFDLGAQRRPIDRNDLPDALQVIREYLGKVRNGKVDEFNADEKPCSALLVKKEKLAENGEYYLTGDRYRVVEKRKHRKWPMVKLGEVCEIETGSRQKGGAVEKGIYSIGGEQISEDGSIRFDKMKYITEEYFKEMKKGILHYGDVLMVKDGATTGKIGYWKYSDKAAVNEHVYIFRANKDIKNQFLFRILQSNQFKSLLQPYIKGIIGGVSLEIKNIQIPLPPPEVQQEIVAEIEGYRKLIDGCRQVIDAWKPDVEGYLEEELKTYLAEHPGKQEELAEGHRPEPVEGWPMVKLGEVCEINPDSVYPYDIFGETEIVYIDITSVENGTGKVSFENKISAKNAPSRAKRVIKENDILLSTVRPNLKAFALLKGLPKNSIASTGFAVLRSKESIIPEYLYTCIFSEATMKQMTIKMGKGAYPSINTNDVENLTIPLPPLEVQQRIVEKIESERRVIDSLREMVKAYEEKIKRVIDKVWGGVV
- a CDS encoding two-component regulator propeller domain-containing protein encodes the protein MSDFRLKFIFIILLAINIPVNAQYRSLRFEHFTPNEGLSRASVTCIIQDNKGFIWAGTFNGLNRFDGYDFQVYHYVQNDSTSLSHNYISSITQDYKGDLWVGTSDGLNKYVGSRDNFVRFRRDGKNPFSVSDNQIETIFEDSQKRLWIGTRNGGLNLYDEKTNRFKHYYYKENNPGGISSNFVREIFEDNKGRLWIGHWNGSIDIKNANDSLFKPLYLNGKKLTNMPVTAISQSPDGTVWIGTQGDGLLRLTFNDDDSLSVKRYIHNPANGNSISGNVVFSLMIDRNGFVWIGTEDEGLSIYDPANDNFIVYKANPIEPFSLNNNSIYSIYEDRDGNVWLGTYAGGINLVVKGKAYFHHYKNIPGNKYSLGHNIVNCFWEDARGNIWIATGGSGIDIFDRKTNRFSHKKLRKNDGSIDVVLSFYEDSNGNLWIGTWGNGLFKYDTKSEQFTHYTKDNRGLASDNIFQMVEDDNKQLWLCTFWGGLTRLDIETGKVKIYNTDNSGISDNDLRAIIKDHTGKLWIGTDIGLELFDPKTETFKLFRHNNEDSKSITKGFVTFILEARDSSLWIGTTSGLNKYEPETGGFVHFTTQDGLPGDEVMAIVEDKNNNLWISTTKGITRFNPSDGTVKNYDVSDGLQNGEFTARSGYMTSKGEILFGGNNGFNLFEPDKLVDNKSVPPVYITDLKIFNKPVAVGKEDSPLKENLINTKELILSYKHSVISFGFVALNYNSPEKNQYAYMLEGFDKDWNYVGNVRTATYTNLDPGEYILKVKASNNDGVWNEAGAVLNIVIEPPFYKTWWAYLIEFLMLSIIAYFISNYYMSRKRLRNALKKEHIELEKMYELDHLKNQFFTNISHELQSPLTLVLSPLEKIISSEDVGDKIKNNLMVIYRNAKRLQRMANQLKDLNKLDTGDLKLYLSRGDIINFIRESTYSFHDIAIDHKIDFRFSSGVENYIAWFDADKIDKVIYNLLSNAFKFTPDGGVISVSVNIIGSGDFKGNGADENADNYIEIIVEDTGIGIPENKIEHIFERYYHIEDYKGKRYDGMGIGLALVYELIKLYRGCILVESKEGEGAKFTVQIPLDEHYLEENQLVAKFKLSSNNQFLPEPGNGKNNEASLVKYKLHNVPVLLIVEDDDEIREYIKNSFQYAYRVHEAEDGETGYKKALQIIPDIIISDVKMKKLDGITLCNKLKNDKKTSHIPVIILTSYNTQEYHIKSINQGADAYLPKPFNISVLEAYITNLLESRKKMQEKFSKEFIYGDSKIPLTDIDTRFLESLVKIIEDHISDEKFNADMLSKEIGMSRMQLYRKLRGLTDQTVHEFIRNIRLKKATQMLEQKKMTITEIAYAVGFNDLTYFARCFKKQYGKSPSEYMSNKNN
- a CDS encoding VLRF1 family aeRF1-type release factor, whose translation is MLQIESRLNELREWIETADADILTIYADVNPANPENAGRSWLKRIKNALQELPEIRDSQGKRDEPLYDLVMELLEQEKPEARTLALFAYRDKNKKLRAERLDLQIDLPIVNLANGRVDVRYGDPYLTPLLFAVDEYERTGILIMKPDGWKFYEVFLGEAREVEEIFGDTPGEDWNLIAKSNERISTEMNYRAANPGGRFDKLSPKDRASARTDAWLNKYYNKLARALSRTVDSLPIERLALVGEKWQTSHFETYLTRRLQNRIVARIPLWPDSGKLSPNTVWRRVELALIEAERKNEMELLDKLNGNEGLRGIDKVLDALQMGRVQVWILPWSLDINIWRCSEGGFIAASREIAETVCSQPEEVPLREYVLRLAAEYGSDLEFVRGKAEERLLKEMGGMAALPRW